From Mya arenaria isolate MELC-2E11 chromosome 1, ASM2691426v1, a single genomic window includes:
- the LOC128240887 gene encoding uncharacterized protein LOC128240887, translating to MSKMFAKNIWLFLLILLFSLKDVEARYGGPPSSTSTSNGDCDSTCGMIHGIVWASILVVRVKKKGLICQEKKTSPETSSVSAIATRTSTLNGDYGVQAPAYTEKNFPTDQNISDATQDNGPFIVSYGKS from the exons ATGTcgaaaatgtttgcaaaaaataTCTGGCTCTTTTTGCTGATACTGTTATTCAGTCTTAAAG ATGTAGAAGCCAGATATGGTGGCCCTCCTTCTTCAACCTCAAC ATCCAATGGAGACTGTGATAGTACATGCGGGATGATTCACGGAATCGTTTGGGCAAGCATCCTTGTTGTAAGGG taaaaaagaAAGGTCTGATTTGccaagagaaaaaaacatcaccAGAAACATCTTCCGTTTCTGCCATAGCAACAAGAACGTCAACACTGAACGGCGATTACGGCGTTCAAGCTCCGGCGTACACCGAGAAGAATTTCCCAACGGATCAAAACATCAGTGATGCAACACAAGACAATGGACCATTCATTGTGTCGTATGGAAAAAGCTAA